A genome region from Sceloporus undulatus isolate JIND9_A2432 ecotype Alabama chromosome 1, SceUnd_v1.1, whole genome shotgun sequence includes the following:
- the RNF146 gene encoding E3 ubiquitin-protein ligase RNF146, with the protein MAGCGEIDHSINMLPTNKKTNESCSSAAPSLMVPECAICLQTCVHPVSLPCKHVFCYLCVKGASWLGKRCALCRQEIPEDFLDKPTLLSPEELKAASRGNGEYAWYYEGRNGWWQYDERTSRELEDAFSKGKKSTEMLIAGFLYVADLENMVQYRRNEHGRRRKIKRDIIDIPKKGVAGLRLDCDSNAINLARESSADGADSVPALGAAAAAAAGQPLATVAIRPLPSLDGQLTSPATPSPDASTLENSFANLQINGDSMVEMSHRGEGEEDHESSSSGRVPVLDTSIEETESDASSDSEDVSAQLQLPVFSAQQRHLNANQPALDRPVAESGVGSASVRSRRPDGQCTITEV; encoded by the coding sequence ATGGCTGGCTGTGGTGAAATCGATCATTCAATCAATATGCTTCCTACCAACAAGAAGACGAATGAATCATGTTCCAGTGCAGCACCATCTCTTATGGTCCCTGAATGTGCTATCTGTCTGCAAACATGTGTTCACCCTGTGAGTCTGCCTTGTAAACATGTCTTCTGCTATCTGTGTGTAAAAGGAGCTTCCTGGCTGGGAAAGCGTTGTGCACTCTGTCGGCAGGAAATCCCGGAGGACTTTCTTGATAAGCCAACCTTACTGTCACCTGAGGAACTGAAAGCAGCCAGTAGAGGAAATGGGGAATATGCTTGGTACTATGAAGGCAGAAATGGCTGGTGGCAATATGATGAACGTACCAGTAGGGAGCTGGAAGATGCCTTTTCTAAAGGTAAAAAGAGCACTGAAATGTTAATTGCTGGGTTCTTGTATGTGGCAGATCTTGAAAACATGGTTCAGTATAGGAGAAATGAGCATGGACGTCGCAGGAAAATAAAACGGGACATAATAGATATTCCAAAGAAGGGAGTGGCTGGGCTTAGGTTGGACTGCGACTCTAATGCTATCAATTTAGCAAGAGAGAGCTCTGCCGATGGTGCAGACAGTGTACCAGCTctaggagctgctgctgctgctgctgccgggcAGCCTCTAGCAACTGTTGCTATTAGACCCCTTCCTTCACTAGATGGTCAGCTGACAAGTCCTGCAACGCCATCACCTGATGCAAGCACTCTAGAGAACTCTTTTGCCAACTTGCAAATAAATGGAGACAGTATGGTTGAAATGAGCCATAGGGGTGAGGGAGAGGAAGACCATGAATCATCATCTTCTGGTAGGGTGCCAGTTCTTGACACCTCCATTGAGGAAACAGAATCGGATGCTAGCAGCGATAGTGAGGATGTGTCTGCCCAACTTCAGCTGCCTGTATTCTCTGCTCAGCAGAGACATCTGAATGCAAACCAGCCAGCCTTGGATAGACCAGTGGCAGAGAGTGGGGTGGGAAGCGCCAGTGTGAGATCTAGGAGGCCTGATGGACAGTGCACAATAACTGAAGTTTAA